One genomic window of Microtus ochrogaster isolate Prairie Vole_2 unplaced genomic scaffold, MicOch1.0 UNK41, whole genome shotgun sequence includes the following:
- the LOC101984060 gene encoding olfactory receptor 52A1-like produces MGYNNLSYLNPRTVILIGIPGLEHVQFWIGFPFFAVCLVALLGNLFLLIIIPTERSLHQPMYIFLAVLAATDLGLCLAIAPKMLAIFWFSSYSMAFDACLAQLFFIHALQGMESGILLAMAFDRYVAICDPLRHTSILTPLFLLRVVLMVAVRATILVGILPVLLKRLQWFHSVVIVHSYCEHMAVVKLAAEDVHINKSYGLFVAFAILGFDMIFVFISYILIFQAVFSLPQKEARSKAFNTCTAHIVVFLELYILAFFSFFSHRFGHVSPYVHILLSTIYLLLPPALNPIVYGIKTKEVRRWVIQIFVLKSNTQ; encoded by the coding sequence ATGGGATACAACAACTTGTCATATCTGAACCCAAGGACAGTGATTCTGATTGGCATTCCTGGACTGGAGCATGTGCAGTTTTGGATTGGATTTCCCTTCTTTGCTGTATGCCTTGTGGCCTTGCTGGGAAACCTCTTCCTGCTAATCATTATCCCCACAGAACGTAGTCTACACCAGCCCATGTATATTTTCCTGGCAGTACTGGCAGCTACTGACCTTGGTCTCTGCTTAGCCATTGCTCCAAAGATGTTGGCCATCTTCTGGTTTAGTTCATACTCCATGGCTTTTGATGCTTGTCTCGCCCAGCTCTTCTTCATCCACGCTTTGCAAGGAATGGAATCTGGCATCCTGCTGGCCATGGCCTTTGACCGATATGTTGCCATCTGTGATCCTCTGAGGCACACATCTATCCTTACACCTTTATTTTTACTACGAGTGGTTCTAATGGTTGCAGTTCGGGCAACCATACTTGTTGGGATTTTACCTGTTCTCCTTAAGCGACTGCAATGGTTCCACTCTGTTGTAATTGTTCATTCTTACTGTGAGCACATGGCTGTAGTGAAGCTGGCAGCAGAAGATGTCCATATTAATAAATCATATGGGCTCTTTGTAGCTTTTGCAATTCTAGGTTTTGACATGATATTTGTTTTCATCTCCTACATTTTGATTTTCCAAGCTGTTTTTAGTCTTCCTCAGAAAGAGGCAAGAAGCAAAGCATTCAACACTTGTACAGCTCATATTGTTGTCTTCCTGGAGTTGTATATccttgcctttttttccttttttagtcACCGTTTTGGTCATGTATCACCATATGTCCACATCTTATTGTCTACCATCTATCTGCTTCTGCCCCCTGCCCTAAACCCCATTGTCTATGGTATAAAGACCAAGGAGGTCCGCAGATGGGTTATACAAATTTTTGTTCTGAAATCTAATACTCAGTAA
- the LOC101992269 gene encoding olfactory receptor 52B2-like: MTSCNNSIPRPLTFTLAGIPGLESSHGWFSVPFFLIFLVTIIGNVTIINIIWLEKSLHEPMFLLLSTLSFVDVCLVIVIVPRMLGIFWMNAKEISFDACLTQMFFIPSFYVMESGILLAMAFDRFVAIWYPLRYTTILDSNILVKMALAILARAVAVLTPAPILTKRLELFQTQVIAYSYCAYMAVVMIACGDISTHIVYGLLVIAASVGVDLVFVILSYALILHAVFSIPSWQARRKALGTCGSHLCVIGLFYSPVVFSVLSQILGYHMAAYLQIIIDNLYFLVPPMANPLIYAVRTKQIREWVFRVLKCHRD; encoded by the coding sequence ATGACCTCATGTAATAACTCCATTCCTAGGCCCTTGACATTCACCCTTGCTGGAATCCCAGGCTTGGAATCCTCTCATGGTTGGTTCTCTGTGccatttttcttgatatttttagtAACCATCATAGGAAATGTCACCATCATTAATATAATTTGGCTAGAGAAGAGTCTCCATGAGCCGATGTTTCTTCTCCTGTCTACACTATCATTTGTGGACGTTTGCCTGGTAATAGTCATTGTACCCCGAATGCTAGGAATCTTCTGGATGAATGCCAAAGAAATCAGCTTTGATGCCTGCCTCACTCAGATGTTTTTCATCCCTTCTTTTTATGTCATGGAATCAGGAATCCTCTTAGCCATGGCTTTTGATAGGTTTGTGGCTATCTGGTACCCTCTGAGGTACACAACCATCCTTGACAGCAACATACTTGTGAAGATGGCACTAGCTATACTGGCAAGGGCTGTGGCAGTGCTGACCCCTGCACCCATCCTGACAAAGAGACTGGAACTATTCCAAACCCAGGTCATTGCTTACTCCTACTGTGCCTACATGGCTGTGGTGATGATTGCTTGTGGAGACATCTCCACCCATATTGTGTATGGCCTCCTGGTTATTGCAGCATCTGTGGGGGTGGATCTAGTTTTTGTCATTCTGTCATATGCACTAATCCTTCATGCTGTCTTCAGTATTCCATCTTGGCAAGCCAGAAGGAAAGCTCTGGGCACATGTGGCTCTCATCTTTGTGTCATTGGTCTGTTTTATTCTCCAGTTGTCTTCTCCGTCTTATCCCAGATTTTAGGGTACCATATGGCTGCctatttacaaataataatagACAATTTGTATTTCCTGGTGCCTCCCATGGCCAACCCCTTAATATATGCAGTACGAACCAAACAGATACGGGAGTGGGTGTTTCGGGTACTCAAGTGTCACAGAGACTGA